A single window of Deinococcus ruber DNA harbors:
- a CDS encoding tyrosine-type recombinase/integrase produces the protein MRVTRSMATGRLSIHLLYDDGTAVPEVDAFLQHLLARGCSPNTALAYGHDLKHLYAFLQLTQLTLGHFSPARAVDFLTYLNTLPGRGAKGRAPLTAASINRMLAAVSTFFEHCILTEVVSHSENPIQKRPDPTAARVSARYIPFLALTTGQRPIRRVLRVRSVQRLPRPLSDEQVTLLLTSFSKRRDRAMFLLMLQGGLRPGEVLNLHLDDIQYAQRRITVRHRTDHPRGARTKSRTERVVDLHEPVTLAILSAYIMHERPTDAPGPHVFLVGGQGAARHQPLSYAAFAKHFKRRCQTLGLTDPWITPHALRHTHATQMWEGGMRELTLQKRLGHASPESTKQYTRVSDSEMLRDYQHALRQKEER, from the coding sequence ATGCGTGTCACCCGCTCCATGGCCACTGGTCGACTTTCTATCCATCTGCTCTATGATGATGGAACCGCCGTCCCCGAAGTCGATGCCTTCCTGCAGCACCTGCTCGCGCGCGGCTGTTCCCCCAATACCGCGCTCGCCTACGGCCATGACCTCAAACACCTGTACGCGTTCTTGCAGCTGACCCAGCTCACGCTGGGTCACTTCTCTCCAGCGCGTGCGGTGGACTTCCTGACGTACCTCAATACACTTCCAGGGCGTGGCGCTAAGGGCCGCGCGCCCCTCACGGCGGCAAGCATCAACCGCATGCTTGCCGCCGTCTCGACCTTCTTCGAACATTGCATCCTCACGGAAGTGGTGTCTCACAGCGAAAATCCGATTCAAAAACGTCCAGATCCAACCGCAGCACGCGTCAGTGCCCGGTACATTCCCTTTCTGGCCTTGACCACCGGCCAGCGCCCCATCCGCCGCGTCCTGCGGGTTCGTTCCGTCCAGCGGCTCCCCCGTCCACTCAGCGACGAGCAGGTCACGCTCCTGCTGACGTCGTTTTCAAAACGGCGCGACCGAGCGATGTTTCTGCTCATGCTCCAGGGTGGCCTGCGGCCCGGCGAAGTGCTCAACTTGCACCTCGACGACATCCAGTACGCCCAGCGGCGCATCACCGTCCGCCACCGCACCGATCATCCGCGCGGCGCACGCACCAAATCCCGCACCGAACGGGTGGTCGATCTGCACGAACCGGTCACGCTCGCCATCCTGAGCGCGTACATCATGCACGAGCGTCCAACGGACGCGCCCGGCCCGCATGTCTTTCTGGTGGGCGGGCAGGGCGCCGCCCGGCACCAGCCGCTCAGCTATGCCGCCTTCGCGAAGCACTTCAAACGTCGCTGTCAGACCTTGGGTCTGACCGATCCTTGGATCACACCGCATGCCCTGCGCCACACCCACGCCACGCAGATGTGGGAAGGCGGCATGCGCGAACTGACACTGCAAAAGCGCCTCGGCCATGCCTCCCCAGAGTCGACCAAACAGTACACCCGGGTGTCCGACAGCGAAATGCTCCGCGACTATCAACACGCGCTGCGCCAGAAGGAAGAACGATGA
- a CDS encoding tyrosine-type recombinase/integrase, with product MTAIRKIEPAAVLTVIEHAEWPVYEVFFRTRYGHAPDRGVHSDYQEFRRSFVNLSVWQAAPLPVRVGHAGQGELTTVSARVRPYLYSFVFTEALQLDWPWIIAVRTHVLPDSLLPAPMLTLLASLRESAHHLGYTKSVDRKITPVLKRLYLHFGATALQQLSDEHLIRFETALETFRTSPDFELYFASEQDWQATNHGFHSAMFALRVLLYHRGTLAALPKKRPKRAPIPAPTQPTLQLLERYCEARTAQRAAPNTIAKYRYAVKRFLQWLSEAYPAVQSFDQVQRDHALAYSTFLDTTLSSRTHQPISLETKISRLSDLSVFLQDVSAWGWEGAPRRPLLGPRDLPKRPRSIPRYIPDDQLQRLMPEIHALTCPFQRAALLIARWSGARRGEIQTLDLDCLDTYPDGTPRLRLPVGKSRTERVVPLHPEAAAAIRQLQENAHDLRGFRHPTTGIESKRLFVRKGRILHVNYLVEAPLLQICQKLGLLHPNGNALITAHRFRHTVGTQLAEGGARLHTIMKMLGHTSTEMTLVYAHISDRAVVEDYQRVLGPGSVIAGGSIAKQLQAGTLPEASIEWLKTNFFKTELELGHCLRLPQEGPCECDLYLNCAKFVTTATYAPRLRARRLRELELIADARARGWPREVERHECALRLLEDYLSALDEPVKLTDDQPLED from the coding sequence ATGACCGCCATCCGCAAGATCGAACCAGCCGCTGTCTTAACGGTGATCGAGCATGCGGAGTGGCCCGTCTACGAGGTGTTTTTCCGCACCCGCTATGGACATGCGCCGGACCGTGGGGTTCATTCCGATTACCAGGAGTTTCGCCGCTCGTTCGTCAACCTCTCCGTCTGGCAGGCTGCCCCCCTGCCTGTTCGAGTGGGACATGCAGGACAGGGCGAGCTGACCACCGTTTCCGCACGGGTCAGGCCGTATCTGTATTCCTTCGTCTTTACAGAGGCGCTCCAGCTCGACTGGCCCTGGATCATCGCGGTCAGAACCCATGTGCTCCCCGATTCCTTGCTGCCCGCCCCGATGCTCACGTTGCTCGCATCGCTGCGAGAATCCGCACATCACCTGGGCTACACCAAGAGCGTGGATCGGAAGATCACGCCGGTGTTGAAGCGCTTGTACCTTCATTTCGGCGCAACCGCCCTTCAACAGCTGAGCGATGAGCATCTGATCCGTTTTGAAACAGCTCTTGAGACCTTCCGCACCTCCCCAGACTTCGAGCTGTATTTCGCTTCTGAACAGGACTGGCAGGCGACCAACCATGGATTTCACAGCGCGATGTTCGCCCTGCGGGTGTTGCTCTACCACCGTGGAACCCTGGCCGCCCTTCCCAAGAAGCGGCCAAAACGTGCGCCCATCCCCGCACCAACCCAGCCGACCCTGCAGTTGCTGGAACGCTACTGTGAGGCCCGAACGGCTCAACGCGCGGCCCCGAATACAATCGCCAAGTACCGCTATGCCGTCAAACGCTTCCTCCAGTGGCTCAGCGAGGCCTACCCCGCGGTGCAGTCGTTCGACCAGGTACAGCGAGACCATGCCCTCGCCTACAGCACCTTCCTGGATACCACCCTCTCCTCCCGAACGCATCAGCCGATCTCGTTGGAAACGAAGATTTCCCGTCTCTCTGATCTGTCCGTCTTCCTGCAGGACGTGAGCGCCTGGGGCTGGGAGGGTGCCCCCAGGCGGCCTTTGCTCGGCCCGCGCGATCTGCCGAAGCGTCCCAGGAGCATTCCGAGGTACATCCCCGACGACCAGCTTCAGCGCCTGATGCCTGAAATCCACGCACTCACCTGTCCTTTCCAGCGGGCAGCGCTGCTGATCGCCCGCTGGAGCGGCGCACGCCGGGGGGAGATTCAGACCCTGGATCTGGACTGTCTGGACACCTATCCAGATGGCACACCCAGGCTCCGCCTCCCGGTGGGGAAAAGCCGGACGGAACGCGTCGTCCCCTTACACCCAGAGGCCGCTGCGGCCATCCGGCAATTGCAAGAGAACGCGCATGACCTGCGGGGCTTCCGACACCCCACCACCGGCATCGAGTCCAAGCGTCTCTTTGTTCGCAAGGGCCGCATCCTCCATGTCAATTACCTGGTGGAGGCCCCCCTACTCCAGATCTGCCAAAAGCTCGGCCTGTTGCATCCGAACGGCAATGCCCTCATTACCGCGCACCGGTTCCGACATACGGTGGGGACACAACTGGCGGAAGGTGGGGCGCGGCTGCATACCATCATGAAAATGCTTGGACATACCAGCACGGAGATGACTCTGGTCTATGCCCACATCAGCGACCGGGCGGTCGTCGAGGATTATCAGCGGGTGTTGGGGCCGGGCAGTGTCATTGCCGGAGGATCGATTGCGAAGCAGCTTCAAGCCGGGACGCTCCCAGAGGCTTCAATCGAATGGCTGAAGACCAACTTCTTCAAAACGGAGCTGGAACTGGGGCATTGCCTGCGTTTGCCGCAGGAAGGGCCGTGCGAATGCGATCTGTATCTGAACTGTGCCAAGTTCGTGACCACCGCGACGTACGCGCCCCGGTTGAGAGCACGGCGGCTGCGAGAACTGGAATTGATCGCGGACGCCCGTGCGCGAGGGTGGCCGAGAGAAGTCGAGCGGCATGAATGCGCGCTCCGGCTGCTTGAAGACTACCTGAGCGCCTTGGACGAGCCGGTCAAGTTGACGGATGACCAACCACTGGAAGACTGA
- a CDS encoding ArsR/SmtB family transcription factor has protein sequence MARVTEVFKALSDPTRLHLMLLLTQGETKVSTLVDRLQQPQSTVSRHLTLLRTAHLVQTRREATSVYYRLADTHVAELLTQAFSHAQHERLGLPDHPPQDATNGRVR, from the coding sequence CTGGCACGCGTCACCGAGGTCTTCAAGGCCCTCAGCGACCCCACCCGACTTCACCTGATGCTGCTGTTGACGCAGGGAGAAACCAAGGTTTCCACCCTGGTCGACCGCCTCCAGCAACCGCAGAGCACCGTCAGCCGTCACCTCACCCTGCTGCGTACCGCCCACCTGGTGCAGACCCGCCGGGAAGCGACCAGCGTGTACTACCGCCTGGCCGATACCCACGTGGCGGAGCTGCTGACCCAGGCCTTCAGCCACGCCCAGCATGAACGCCTCGGCCTGCCCGATCATCCCCCACAGGACGCCACGAACGGACGTGTCCGTTGA
- a CDS encoding MFS transporter — translation MNVFALFTALKNPRFARLYSAQAISQIGDALTWVGLALLAYQLARANAAVVLGTALPLRVLAFVIFSPLAGVVTDRINRKWLLITCDFGRVLVSACLPFVHTVWQVYVLMFVLNTFTAFFTPTNQATIPLVMGQDDAGQGFALSSATTELINIAGLGLAGVAAALLSGRNLFFLDAVTFLLSGLLILTLPSLQAQQGEVQRSTLSDIRDGTSRLWRDPPIRFALLMELVAAIAGALILVGTVTHVKTDLHLGDPAGPAF, via the coding sequence TTGAACGTCTTTGCGCTGTTCACGGCCCTGAAGAATCCCCGCTTCGCCCGGCTGTACAGCGCGCAGGCCATCAGCCAGATCGGCGACGCCCTCACCTGGGTCGGCCTGGCGCTGCTGGCCTACCAGCTCGCTAGGGCAAACGCGGCGGTGGTGCTCGGCACTGCCCTGCCGCTGCGGGTGCTGGCCTTCGTCATCTTCAGCCCACTCGCGGGGGTGGTCACTGACCGCATCAACCGCAAATGGCTGCTGATCACCTGCGACTTCGGTCGCGTCCTGGTGAGCGCCTGTCTGCCCTTCGTCCATACGGTGTGGCAGGTGTATGTACTGATGTTTGTGCTCAACACTTTCACCGCCTTCTTCACCCCCACCAACCAAGCCACCATCCCGCTGGTGATGGGCCAGGACGACGCCGGCCAGGGCTTTGCACTCTCCAGCGCCACCACTGAACTGATCAACATCGCCGGGCTGGGTCTGGCAGGCGTGGCGGCGGCGCTGCTCAGCGGGCGCAACCTGTTCTTCCTGGACGCTGTGACCTTTCTTCTCTCCGGTCTGCTGATTCTGACCCTGCCGTCGCTGCAGGCACAGCAGGGCGAGGTGCAGCGCAGCACCCTGAGCGACATCCGCGACGGCACGTCCCGGCTGTGGCGTGACCCGCCGATCCGCTTCGCACTCCTGATGGAACTGGTGGCCGCCATCGCCGGTGCACTGATCCTGGTCGGCACCGTCACCCACGTGAAAACCGATCTACATCTCGGAGACCCCGCTGGGCCAGCCTTCTGA
- a CDS encoding LysR family transcriptional regulator, giving the protein MAINPDHLLTFIRVARLGNLSTAAGELNLTQPAVSNQIKLLTQAVGEPLLTRHRYGVRLTPAGEGLLPYAMATSRALEGARQYAADLHGLNLGTLTIAASSTIAATILPGVLAAYHARFPNVVLHVQQGNTQDVMDLLLGQKCELALIEGPVSGLPLDLKQQVFRRDTLRLVVAPGHPFAARTSLSPDALQGVGVIWREPGSGTREVAKRALERAGIQTREVLTLTGTEAVKEAVISGLGAAFLSEASVRRDVDAGRLLCPALELPGLERDLSIVSAEEELLSRAVRVFFTFLV; this is encoded by the coding sequence ATGGCGATCAATCCCGACCACCTGCTGACCTTCATTCGCGTGGCCCGCCTGGGTAACCTCAGTACCGCTGCTGGAGAGCTCAATCTGACCCAACCTGCCGTATCCAACCAGATCAAGCTGCTCACCCAGGCGGTCGGGGAGCCGCTGCTGACCCGGCACCGTTACGGCGTCCGACTCACCCCCGCCGGAGAAGGGCTGCTCCCCTATGCCATGGCCACTTCACGGGCGCTGGAGGGAGCCCGGCAATACGCCGCCGATCTGCACGGGCTGAACCTCGGCACACTCACCATCGCGGCCAGCAGCACCATCGCGGCCACCATCCTGCCGGGCGTGCTGGCCGCCTACCATGCCCGCTTCCCGAACGTCGTCCTCCACGTCCAGCAGGGCAACACCCAGGACGTGATGGACCTGCTGCTGGGTCAGAAGTGCGAACTGGCCCTGATCGAAGGCCCGGTCAGCGGCCTGCCCCTCGACCTGAAGCAGCAGGTGTTCCGGCGCGACACGCTGCGGCTGGTGGTGGCCCCCGGCCACCCGTTCGCGGCCCGAACGTCGCTGAGTCCAGACGCCCTACAGGGTGTGGGGGTGATCTGGCGTGAGCCTGGGTCAGGGACGCGGGAAGTGGCCAAACGGGCGTTGGAACGGGCAGGCATTCAGACGCGCGAGGTATTGACCCTGACCGGGACGGAAGCGGTGAAGGAAGCCGTCATCTCAGGGCTGGGTGCGGCCTTTCTCTCGGAAGCGAGTGTGCGGCGCGACGTGGACGCCGGACGGCTGCTCTGCCCGGCACTGGAGCTGCCCGGACTCGAACGCGACTTGAGCATCGTGAGCGCCGAGGAGGAACTGCTGTCCCGGGCCGTCCGGGTCTTTTTCACGTTTCTGGTGTAG
- a CDS encoding TDT family transporter encodes MTTSHPSAHRPLNRLAAPTEAIRGFTPNWFTACMGTGIVSLMLPKLPLPGTAAVGEGLWVLNMVLFTVFTLMSVARMLMYPADSRATLHHPVQSMFLGAIPMGLATIINGFITFGLPQWGQEAATLASQLWVFDALLSAAIGLFVPYLMFTRQDHALDKMTAVWLLPVVASEVAAASAGLIAPHLNIATAELLVYSGYVLFALSVPLALMIITVLVLRLAQHKLPGAELGVSMFLPLGPLGTGALALLQLGEAAPRVLAAQGLGELAPVAVGLGLVGGVMLWGFGAWWLALATLTTVRFLKRGLPFNLGWWGFTFPLGVFTAATFGLAALTHMAFFLTLGHGLVVVLAALWLLVTARTAHGAWHGHLFQTPALSKETGLPRA; translated from the coding sequence ATGACCACCTCCCACCCTTCCGCTCACCGCCCGCTCAACCGGCTGGCGGCCCCCACCGAGGCGATCCGGGGCTTCACGCCCAACTGGTTCACCGCCTGCATGGGTACCGGCATCGTGTCGCTGATGCTGCCCAAACTGCCCCTGCCCGGCACGGCGGCAGTGGGAGAAGGGCTGTGGGTGCTCAACATGGTGCTGTTCACCGTCTTTACCCTGATGTCAGTGGCCCGCATGCTGATGTACCCCGCTGATAGCCGTGCCACCCTGCACCATCCGGTGCAGAGCATGTTCCTGGGCGCCATCCCGATGGGGCTCGCCACCATCATCAACGGCTTCATCACCTTCGGCCTGCCGCAGTGGGGTCAGGAGGCGGCCACTCTCGCTTCGCAGCTCTGGGTCTTCGACGCGTTGCTCTCCGCGGCGATCGGGCTGTTCGTGCCGTACCTGATGTTCACCCGCCAGGACCACGCGCTCGACAAGATGACGGCCGTCTGGCTGCTGCCAGTGGTGGCCTCGGAGGTGGCGGCCGCCAGCGCCGGGCTGATCGCGCCGCACCTGAATATCGCCACTGCCGAACTCCTGGTCTACTCCGGCTACGTGCTGTTCGCGCTCTCGGTGCCGCTGGCCCTGATGATCATCACCGTCCTGGTGCTGCGCCTCGCTCAACACAAGCTGCCGGGGGCCGAGCTGGGCGTGAGCATGTTCCTGCCGCTGGGGCCGCTCGGCACCGGCGCACTGGCCCTGCTGCAACTCGGTGAGGCCGCGCCCCGGGTACTGGCGGCTCAGGGCCTCGGCGAACTCGCTCCGGTGGCGGTTGGCCTGGGGCTGGTGGGCGGCGTGATGCTGTGGGGCTTCGGCGCGTGGTGGCTGGCCCTGGCGACCCTGACGACCGTCCGCTTCCTGAAGCGCGGCCTGCCGTTCAACCTCGGCTGGTGGGGCTTCACCTTCCCGCTGGGCGTGTTCACCGCCGCCACCTTCGGCCTCGCCGCCCTGACCCACATGGCCTTCTTCCTCACCCTCGGGCACGGGCTGGTCGTCGTTCTCGCGGCCCTCTGGCTGCTCGTCACCGCCCGCACCGCCCACGGGGCGTGGCACGGCCACCTGTTCCAGACCCCTGCCCTCTCGAAGGAAACCGGCCTGCCCAGAGCCTGA
- a CDS encoding molybdopterin-dependent oxidoreductase — protein MNDDTDQHPVLSRRSALALLGGAGATLALSRSALAQNNVTTTAAPIFSGPGPLTGWNGLGPLIALPQKVPLIRLVDRPPLYETPRAYFASAFTPTAAFFIRSNLAIFPASIDLSTWRLKVEGHVNNTVQFSLAQLLSEFEPVTVNAVMQCTGNSRSRFQPRRPGGQWGNGAMGCAAWTGVRLRDLLKKAGVKAGSVQVQFQGLDKGAGAPGSGGAEYKKSLNLDDPVLDRCIVAYAMNGQPLPLVNGFPVRLVVPGYFATYWMKTLSFIRLLTEKDTNFWMATAYLQPDNLKGTTTPQAVKDKTVKFKPVGSMPVRAFIVTPDETVKTPAGLPMTVSGLALSGRGAVTKVEVSTDDGKTWKAAKLGEDHGEYAFRPWSFAWTPKTAGSYTLAVRATDASGAVQTDEAIWNPSGYLWNTTERQTVVVGSAG, from the coding sequence ATGAACGACGACACCGACCAGCATCCCGTACTTTCCCGCCGTTCCGCGCTGGCCCTGCTGGGCGGGGCCGGGGCCACCCTCGCTCTGAGCCGCAGCGCCCTAGCTCAGAACAACGTGACCACCACGGCGGCCCCGATCTTCAGCGGCCCCGGCCCGCTCACCGGCTGGAACGGCCTGGGGCCGCTGATCGCCCTGCCGCAGAAGGTGCCGCTGATTCGCCTGGTGGATCGCCCGCCGCTGTACGAGACGCCCCGGGCCTACTTCGCCAGCGCGTTCACGCCCACCGCCGCCTTCTTCATCCGCAGCAACCTGGCGATCTTCCCGGCCAGCATCGATCTGAGCACCTGGCGACTGAAAGTGGAGGGCCACGTGAACAACACGGTGCAGTTCAGTCTGGCGCAGCTGCTGAGCGAGTTCGAGCCGGTCACCGTCAACGCGGTGATGCAGTGCACCGGCAACAGTCGCAGCCGCTTCCAGCCGCGTCGCCCCGGTGGACAGTGGGGCAACGGCGCGATGGGCTGCGCCGCCTGGACCGGCGTGCGGCTGCGCGACCTGCTGAAGAAGGCGGGCGTGAAAGCCGGCAGCGTGCAGGTGCAGTTCCAGGGCCTCGACAAGGGCGCGGGCGCACCGGGCAGCGGCGGGGCCGAGTACAAGAAGAGCCTGAACCTCGACGACCCGGTGCTGGACAGGTGCATCGTTGCCTACGCCATGAACGGCCAGCCACTGCCACTCGTCAACGGCTTCCCGGTGCGGCTGGTGGTGCCCGGCTACTTCGCCACCTACTGGATGAAGACGCTCAGTTTCATCCGGCTCCTGACCGAGAAGGACACCAACTTCTGGATGGCGACCGCCTACCTGCAACCCGACAACCTGAAGGGCACCACCACGCCCCAGGCAGTAAAGGACAAGACGGTCAAGTTCAAACCGGTGGGCAGCATGCCAGTGCGGGCATTCATCGTGACGCCCGACGAGACGGTAAAAACCCCGGCGGGGCTGCCCATGACGGTTTCCGGATTGGCCCTGAGCGGCCGCGGAGCCGTGACGAAAGTCGAAGTGTCCACCGACGACGGGAAGACCTGGAAAGCCGCGAAGCTGGGCGAAGACCACGGCGAGTACGCCTTCCGCCCCTGGAGCTTCGCCTGGACGCCGAAAACGGCGGGCAGCTACACCCTGGCGGTGCGGGCCACCGATGCCAGCGGAGCGGTGCAGACCGACGAGGCGATCTGGAATCCGTCCGGGTACCTCTGGAACACTACCGAGCGCCAGACTGTCGTGGTCGGCAGCGCGGGCTAA
- a CDS encoding c-type cytochrome, translated as MKQPYLLGLLIPLGALAIAVPLVAMTFTPDTSPLPASSSAAVPARTTIELASAKSASAAVSAPSASSPTGDSIPVQYADQMRGAIDQAAATPYTTDASYSIGTIPQDTPPLIEGQGVELVRTNCSVCHATTFISSQPPLPGSTWHDEVYKMKEKYGATFISDDSANKIIAYLSAHYTPETHKPGSTSEAPASSAVTAPLAVKPASKPSTATSAAPVASTVDGAKVYAANCASCHGAAGAGVPGAFPPLAGNTAIAGDGKYISDVLLYGLQGKIVAKGQPYNGVMPAWAAQLNDAQIAAVATHVRSTWGNKGSAVRASTVKTERSAPKTAAQILKERPQSDSGTK; from the coding sequence ATGAAACAACCCTACCTGCTGGGCCTGCTGATTCCGCTGGGCGCGCTCGCCATCGCCGTTCCGCTGGTCGCCATGACCTTCACGCCCGACACTTCGCCGTTGCCCGCCTCGTCGTCCGCCGCCGTGCCCGCAAGGACGACCATTGAACTCGCTTCTGCGAAAAGTGCATCTGCAGCAGTTTCCGCACCTTCTGCCTCCAGCCCTACAGGAGACTCGATCCCTGTGCAGTACGCCGATCAGATGCGCGGCGCGATCGATCAGGCCGCCGCCACGCCCTACACCACCGACGCCAGCTACTCCATCGGCACGATCCCACAGGACACCCCGCCGCTGATTGAGGGCCAGGGGGTGGAACTCGTCCGCACCAACTGCAGCGTGTGCCACGCCACCACCTTCATCTCGTCTCAGCCGCCGCTGCCGGGCAGCACCTGGCACGACGAGGTCTATAAGATGAAGGAGAAGTACGGTGCGACCTTCATCAGCGACGACAGTGCCAACAAGATCATCGCCTACCTGAGCGCCCATTACACTCCGGAAACCCACAAGCCTGGAAGCACCAGTGAAGCGCCCGCCTCTTCAGCAGTGACTGCACCGCTGGCCGTCAAGCCTGCTTCCAAGCCCAGTACAGCCACTTCTGCTGCGCCAGTCGCCAGCACGGTGGACGGAGCGAAGGTCTACGCCGCGAACTGCGCCTCCTGCCACGGCGCGGCGGGGGCGGGGGTGCCCGGAGCGTTTCCGCCGCTGGCCGGAAACACCGCCATTGCCGGCGACGGCAAGTACATCTCGGACGTGCTGCTGTACGGGCTTCAGGGCAAGATCGTTGCCAAGGGCCAGCCGTACAACGGGGTGATGCCTGCCTGGGCCGCGCAGCTCAACGACGCCCAGATCGCGGCGGTGGCGACGCACGTCCGCAGCACGTGGGGCAACAAGGGCAGTGCCGTACGTGCTTCGACCGTCAAGACCGAGCGCAGCGCACCCAAAACCGCCGCGCAGATCCTGAAGGAACGTCCTCAGTCAGACAGCGGCACAAAGTAG
- a CDS encoding response regulator produces MMTERAVGAAQIRVMIVDDHALFRQGVGRLLEAAGMRVIAGARDGREGIRFAASLRPDVTLIDLDMPGLSGVQTIQATLQIRPVSRIIALASSADPLESFRAREAGAKGCLTKTARGDELVSLIRQVHAGEPVLDDTRPTRVAAPDTAVPLSIRECELLRLVAEGLGNHEIAQRLSVSEKTIRNRMSQTFATLKVHNRTQAAVYALRTGIAALR; encoded by the coding sequence ATGATGACGGAACGAGCAGTGGGAGCGGCCCAGATCCGGGTGATGATCGTCGATGACCACGCCCTGTTCCGCCAGGGGGTCGGGCGCCTCCTCGAAGCCGCTGGGATGAGGGTGATCGCCGGGGCCAGAGATGGCCGGGAAGGGATCCGGTTCGCGGCCAGTCTGCGCCCGGACGTGACGCTGATCGACCTGGACATGCCCGGTCTGAGCGGCGTGCAGACCATCCAGGCCACCCTGCAGATTCGGCCTGTGAGCCGGATCATTGCCCTGGCATCGTCCGCCGATCCGCTCGAGTCGTTCAGGGCGAGGGAGGCGGGCGCGAAGGGGTGCCTCACCAAGACAGCCAGAGGGGACGAGCTGGTGAGTCTGATCCGGCAGGTTCACGCGGGCGAACCGGTGCTGGACGACACACGGCCCACGAGGGTGGCTGCTCCAGACACTGCCGTTCCACTGAGCATCCGGGAGTGCGAGTTGCTCCGGCTGGTGGCCGAGGGCCTGGGGAACCACGAGATTGCCCAGCGCCTGAGCGTGTCCGAGAAGACCATCCGCAACCGCATGTCGCAGACGTTCGCCACCCTCAAAGTACACAACCGCACGCAGGCCGCCGTGTACGCCCTCAGAACGGGCATCGCCGCGCTGCGCTGA
- a CDS encoding TolB family protein — MTTLTFGPAVQLTSGPGVDVRPNWTPDSAGVIFERLLGGTRGLYQVLADGSELTELTLCNLPGTNATGRPAFFSLNDFAFVSDRSGRPALWRCNLLNGTVTLLVESFQACHGPSVAATDRRTLLYFQQTQGQTFHVHRRDANGDMRQLTDAAGVQDQPWLLSDAGSFVYHAQKDGKNLIYLQPTGPGARRVCLSPEDEGTTYVTPFPSPDGQWVAFSCAHSGASQVWVMRMDGTDRQQVTDGDPHSFPAWSPDGKTLVVVRGEPVADQPSGHLWTIRVR; from the coding sequence ATGACCACGCTCACCTTCGGCCCTGCCGTCCAGTTGACCTCTGGGCCTGGCGTGGACGTTCGCCCCAACTGGACGCCGGACAGCGCGGGGGTGATCTTTGAGCGCCTGCTGGGGGGAACGCGCGGACTCTATCAGGTGCTGGCGGACGGGTCGGAGCTGACCGAGCTGACGCTCTGCAACCTGCCGGGAACCAACGCCACCGGGCGTCCAGCCTTCTTCAGCCTGAACGACTTCGCCTTCGTCAGCGACCGGAGCGGACGACCGGCCCTCTGGCGCTGCAACCTGTTAAACGGAACCGTTACGCTGCTGGTGGAGTCTTTCCAGGCCTGCCACGGTCCGAGTGTCGCCGCCACCGACCGGCGGACGCTGCTGTACTTCCAGCAGACGCAGGGGCAGACGTTTCATGTGCATCGGCGTGACGCCAACGGAGACATGCGCCAGCTCACAGATGCAGCGGGCGTGCAGGATCAGCCCTGGCTGCTCTCGGACGCCGGGTCGTTCGTGTATCACGCTCAGAAAGACGGGAAGAACCTGATCTACCTCCAGCCCACCGGGCCTGGAGCGCGGCGGGTCTGCCTCAGCCCTGAAGACGAGGGCACCACCTATGTCACCCCGTTCCCGTCCCCGGACGGGCAGTGGGTGGCGTTCTCGTGTGCGCACTCCGGAGCCTCCCAGGTCTGGGTGATGAGGATGGACGGCACGGATCGTCAGCAGGTCACGGACGGTGATCCGCACAGCTTTCCGGCCTGGAGTCCAGACGGTAAGACGCTGGTCGTCGTTCGGGGTGAGCCGGTGGCAGACCAGCCGAGCGGGCACCTGTGGACAATCCGGGTACGCTGA
- a CDS encoding CHRD domain-containing protein has product MMGHKIVLGIAGPLLLGSCALFGLPTTYLFKHNPNQADPSAVGNAVASQSSGMVTTVLSVSGLTPGRAYIAHYHAFGPDSSTNPCASNGPVTVGFPNFTADASGNASVTVKTEQTKIEGDKGAYINVHYASDPSVVPICAPVKLVKG; this is encoded by the coding sequence ATGATGGGACATAAGATCGTACTCGGTATCGCTGGCCCCCTGCTGCTCGGCTCCTGCGCGCTGTTCGGCTTGCCCACCACCTACCTGTTCAAGCACAACCCGAATCAGGCCGACCCGTCTGCGGTGGGCAACGCGGTGGCCTCACAGTCGAGCGGCATGGTCACCACCGTGCTGAGCGTCTCGGGCCTGACCCCCGGCAGAGCGTACATCGCGCATTACCACGCTTTCGGGCCGGACTCCAGCACCAACCCCTGCGCCTCAAACGGGCCCGTCACGGTGGGCTTTCCCAACTTCACGGCGGACGCCAGTGGCAACGCCAGCGTGACGGTGAAGACCGAGCAGACCAAGATCGAGGGCGACAAGGGCGCGTACATCAACGTGCATTACGCCAGCGACCCGTCGGTGGTGCCGATCTGCGCGCCTGTCAAACTCGTCAAGGGCTGA